In Betta splendens chromosome 22, fBetSpl5.4, whole genome shotgun sequence, the following proteins share a genomic window:
- the rpia gene encoding ribose-5-phosphate isomerase codes for MTLRGWVSLAKITAGALSSGPRGAQEHVRAFGRSAVNMAEEAKKLAAVAAVDNHVQNNQVVGVGSGSTIVYAVDRLAERVRQEKLNIVCVPTSFQARQLILQHGLTLSDLDRHPELDVAIDGADEVDADLTLIKGGGGCLTQEKIVAGCAKRFIVIADYRKDSKALGQQWKKGVPIEVIPMAYVPISRTIAKRFGGEASLRMAVSKAGPVVTDNSNFILDWKFAQAQNWKEVNTAIKMIPGVVETGLFVGMAERAYFGMEDGSVQVRDPHVN; via the exons ATGACACTGCGGGGGTGGGTCTCCCTCGCTAAGATCACAGCTGGAGCTCTGTCATCGGGTCCGCGCGGCGCACAGGAGCACGTGCGTGCGTTCGGTCGGTCCGCGGTAAACATGGCAGAGGAGGCGAAGAAGCTGGCTGCGGTGGCGGCTGTGGATAACCACGTGCAG aacAACCAGGTGGTCGGAGTGGGCAGCGGCTCGACCATCGTCTATGCTGTGGACAGATTAG CTGAGAGGGTGCGTCAGGAGAAGCTGAACATCGTGTGTGTCCCCACGTCCTTCCAG GCTCGTCAGCTGATTCTGCAGCACGGCCTCACGCTGTCGGATCTGGACAGGCACCCAGAA CTGGATGTGGCAATCGACGGCGCAGACGAGGTGGACGCAGACCTGACGCTGATTAAAGGTGGAGG cGGCTGTTTAACTCAGGAGAAGATTGTGGCCGGATGTGCTAAGCGTTTTATTGTCATTGCCGACTACAG GAAAGACTCCAAGGCTCTGGGCCAACAGTGGAAGAAAGGAGTTCCCATCGAGGTGATCCCCATGGCGTACGTCCCCATCTCCAGGACCATAGCCAAGCGTTTCGGAGGGGAAGCCAGCCTACGGATGGCTGTCAGTAAAGCT GGTCCTGTGGTCACTGACAACAGCAACTTCATTCTGGACTGGAAGTTTGCGCAGGCTCAGAACTGGAAGGAGGTCAACACAGCAATTAAAATGATTCCAG GTGTGGTGGAGACGGGCCTCTTCGTCGGCATGGCTGAACGGGCCTACTTTGGCATGGAGGATGGAAGCGTGCAGGTTCGAGATCCTCACGTTAACTGA